GCGAAGGATACATGCCGTATAACGAAATGCCCGGACGCACCATGTCCACGTACGTAGAATCAAGGTTCATCACGGCCCCGCTATTGGCAATGTGCTTGATTGGGATTTCAATACCTAATTTTTTCAATGCATCTATGATTTCGCAATATCGTTCAAACTGCGTATGCGCAAAAGAAAGGTTTTCTTCATCCGCCGTCGCAAAATGAGAATAGAGACCTACAATCTCAATATTCGGAAGCATGGCCACACGTCGTACGAACTCTACCGCTTGTTTGTATGTCACACCGATTCGTTCCATGCCGGTATCTATTTTAAGATGAACCCGCGCTTTTTGATTTTTAATTTCGTCGTTGATATGATACGCCAGTTCCAAAGAAGAAACAGTGATTTCGAGATCGTTTTGAACAAATTTTTTCACCTGGTAACCTAGAATACCGCCCATCACCAGGATAGGCGCTTCAATATCTTCTTGCCGTAAAAAAAGCGCCTCCTCGAGAAAGCCCACACCTATGTAGTCCGCCCCGCTCCGCACGGCTTTTTGCGTCACTTCGCAGATACCGTGACCGTAAGCGTTAGCCTTGACGATAGCCATGATTTTTCGGCTGCCGACCCGGGTTCTGATCTGTGCCATATTGTGTGCGATCGCTGCCAAATCAATCACCGCATGGGTCGGGCGAATTTCTTTTAGTATATTGTGGTATATCGTATC
This is a stretch of genomic DNA from bacterium. It encodes these proteins:
- a CDS encoding alanine racemase, with amino-acid sequence MDTIYHNILKEIRPTHAVIDLAAIAHNMAQIRTRVGSRKIMAIVKANAYGHGICEVTQKAVRSGADYIGVGFLEEALFLRQEDIEAPILVMGGILGYQVKKFVQNDLEITVSSLELAYHINDEIKNQKARVHLKIDTGMERIGVTYKQAVEFVRRVAMLPNIEIVGLYSHFATADEENLSFAHTQFERYCEIIDALKKLGIEIPIKHIANSGAVMNLDSTYVDMVRPGISLYGMYPSRFVRRDIQLQPALSLKSKVVFIKRVPAGTGISYGHKYITPQDCNIVTVPIGYGDGYTRLLTNKADVLIRGKRYPVVGAVCMDQLMVNIGDDRVEIGDEVILIGRSGNEEITAMELAEKIGSIPYEITCMINARVPRIHIHK